The Lagenorhynchus albirostris chromosome 12, mLagAlb1.1, whole genome shotgun sequence nucleotide sequence GGCCATCAAAATCTTCTCTGAGACCAGCACGACCTGCAGAGTATTCGTTGTCTCTCTAAAGAGCGCAGAGAGTTAATTAGTATGAAATTAATTaggggaaaaggaaagacaatTGCCAACAGATGAGCTGCTTTAAACTGGCCTGTTCCTACACAAACCGTGTGTTTCTTCACAAGACCCTGCTCCATCATGGAGCTACAAGGCTGAGCAACAACTTCAAAAGGGTTGATTGGGTTGAAGCCAGCAGGGTCAAAACAAGTTTCTAAATATTGTCTCGGTGATAGTTGTTGAACCCCTGCCAGCTGGGATGGGGCCAAGGCTGTTAATAGCTGTGAAGAGGGAGACTGGATAAGAAATTCCAGGGACACATAAGCCAGAATGAATTTCTCATCTGGGGACTCagtatcttaaaatattatttattcattcatgcactgattcactcatttattcacaaATTTCACAAGTCACATAGGCACAGCTCCTAGTCTCTCAATCCATCTCAGGAGGCAGAGGCACAAATactggggaggaaagagagaaaaccacATGTGCCACATGAAAGGAGCGCCAGGAGGGTACCCAAACTGCAGGGCTCCTGGAGAAGGTGACACAGAGCTGGGCGGTAAGGGAGGGGCAAGAGTTCACTAGCCAGAAGTGGGGGAGGCATTGCAGATTGAAGGACACACGAATAAGACACTTAACTTCTGTACTCCTCAAtgtctttatctataaaatgagagaagGCACAGCCGAACCTAATGAAGTTTCTGAGAGCATTAAGAGCAAGGCGGAGCACGGGGCCTGACAGCATCCCACACTCCCAGGGCTTACACGCCAGCAGATCTGGGTTCCCAGCAGTCGGGGGAAGGACTGATGGAGACTCCGTCTTGCTCTTACTGTTCCTAGGGGCCTGGGTGTGAATTTCTAGCTTCTATGGACCAGAATTAGGAGAAAGTCTGTACccaaggaacaaaacaaaacttagcaGTGGAGGCAAATTGATGAGTCACGAACCACAAACCTTGCAGACAAAACAGCATTCAAGTACACTCACCTGAAATTAGAATGACTCATGGTAAGCCCACTTtcaaccctttttttttaaatttaattttatttattttcttatacagcaggttcttattagtcatccattttatacacatcagtgtatacatgtcattcccaatcgtccaattcatcccaccaccatccccacccccccacccccagctgctttccccccttggtgtccatacgtttgttctctacatctgtgtctctatttctgccctgcaaaccagttcacctgtaccatttttctaggttccacatatatgcgttaatatacgatatttctttttctccttctgacttacttcactctgtatgacagtctctagatccatccacgtctcaacaaatgactcaatttcgttcctttttatggctcagtaatattctattgtatatatgtaccacaacttctttatccgtttgtttgtcgatgggcatttaggttgcttccatgacctggctattgtaaatagtactgcagtgatcattggggtgcatgtgtctttttgaattatggttttctctgggtatatgcccagtactgggattgctgggtcatatggtaattctatgtttagttttttaaggaacctccatgcagttctccgtagtggctgtatcaatttacattcccaccaacagggcaagaggactcccttttctccacaccctctccagcatttgttgtttttagattttctgatgatgcccattctaactggagtgaggtgatacctcattgtagttttgatttgcatttctctaataattagtgatgttgagcagcttttcatgtgttccttggccatctgtatgtcttctttggagaaatgtctatttaggtcttctgcccatttttggattgggttgtttgtttctttaatattgagctgcatgagctgtttatataatttggagattaatcctttgtccgttgatttgtttgcaaatattttctcccattctgagggttgtctttttgtcttgtttatggtttcctttgctgtgcaaaagctttgaagtttcattaggtcccattggtttattttgtttttatttccattactctaggaggtggatcaaaaaagatcttgctgagatttatgtcaaacagtgttcttctatgttttcctctaagagttttatagtgtccagtcttacatttaggtctcgaatccattttgagtttatttttgtgtatggtgttagggagtattctaattctTTTTATGTGTTACTgtgaatttcctcttttacagctgttagcatttgccttatgtattgaagtgctcctatgttgggtgtatatatatttataattgttatatcttcttcttggactgatcccttgatcattatgtagtgtccttccttgcctcttgtaacattctttattttaaagtctattttatctgatatgagtattgttactccagccttcttttgatttccatttgcatggaatatctttttccatccccactttcagtctgtatgtgtccctaagtctgaagtgggtctcttgtagacagcatatatatgggtcttgtttttgtatccattcagcgagcctgtgtcttttggttggagcatttaatccactcacatttaaggtaattatcaatatgtatgttcctattaccattttcttaattgttttgggtttgtttttgtaggttcttttcttctcttgtgtttcccacttagagaagttcctttagcgtttgttgtagagctggtttggtggtgctgaattctcttagcttttgcttgtctgtaaggcttttgatttctccatcgaatttgaatgagatccttgctggatagagtaatcttggttgtaggtttttgcctttcatcactttaaatatatcatcccactcccttctggcttgtagagtttctgctgacaaatcagctgttgaccttatgggagttctcttgtatgttttttgtcatttttcccttgttgcttttaataatttgtctttaatttttgtcagtttgattactatgtgtctcggcatgtttctgctggggtttatcctgcctgggactctctgtgcttcctggacttgggtggctatttcctttcccatgttagggaagtttttgactataatctcttcaaatattttcttgggtcctttttctctctcttctccttctgacacccctataatgtgaatgttgttgtgcttagtgttgtcccagaggtgtcttaggctgtcttcatttcatttcattcttttttgtttattctgttccatggcagtgaattccaccattctttcaggtcacttatctattcttctgcctcaggagttattctgctattgattccttctagtgtatttttcatttcagttattgtattgttcatctctctttgttctttcattcttctaggtctttgttaaacatttcttgcatcttctcgatctttggagattctttttccgaggtcctggatcatcttcactatcattattctggattctttttctggaaggttgcctatctccacttcatttagttgcttttctggggttttatcttgttcattcatctgttacatagtcctctgccttttcattttgtcggtCTTTCTGCGAATATGgtttttcattccacaggctgcaggattgtagttcttcctgctgctgctgtctgctctctggtggatgaggctatctacgaagtgttttgtctttgttatttattttattattgtgacCCTTTAAGCTTTATATCAACAATCCAGATGAGGGTAAAAAAACTACACAACCACTCTCCCACGTCATGCACATCCAGAGCTAAAGATGAAATTAGGTATCATTTTTCACTTGGTTTTCATGAAAGACTAACATCCTACTACTTTCACCGCAGGCCTCTTGCTCTCACTTTTTTCTCACCCCTTGAAAAGACTGTCAACATTTAGCTTTGCTTTCTTCCACCTCACTCTTTAACTCAAGTGCCCTCTGGTGTTATTCTTGATTTTAGCAACTAAAATCATTGGCCTCCGAGTCCTGTTTAAATGTGCTTCATGGGGGTAGTTTTATCATCATGTTTCTCTTAAGTAGCACCTAGCACTAAGGTGTAACTATAAgactttgtggggaaaaaaaagaaattaaaaattagaatgtcTAGGTGCCAAATTCTGCAACCTACTTGATTAGTATGCCAAGTAATAACTTTTTTCAGTGCCTCACTTTCTCCAGtcatggacttagagactgttaGCTCAGAAACTCACTTTACAGAGCATGAAAGACAACGTCCTCATctgaaagacaaagaaatcaagactcagagaaattaagagactTGCCAAGGTGACATAATGAGGCTTAGCCCCTAGATCTTTCACCACCATATGATGAAAAGAGTTAAAATTTTCTAAGTTCTTATCATGAGGTCTATTACAGGCTTTATCTTATGAGCCCCGCAGCATTGTTTTGAAGTAGATACTATCGGTATACCTATTTTACAGACAGAGAAATAGAAgtttgagagagagagtgtgGAAATGGGTGTATTCCATGTCACACAAATACAGGTTTTTAAACCAGGCAGCATGATTCCAGAAACCGTGCTTGAAGTCACAACTGATCTTAGTGCCTTTATAGAAATTGTATACATAGATGCAGATACAGAGGTATATAGATGGATATGTGTGTACTTACAGATATATGATATATCTGTAGATATATCATACAGATATATCTGTATGATATATCTATCTGTatagaattattttgaatatcttaaaattttaaataaatagcatcatattttagaatgaaaaaaaggagggagagaaacaagTGAAGGGGAAACCTATGGATTGAAATGGATTTGGAagacatggtttttttttaaggagtgaCTCTAAACTATAGTGTCTAAGAACGTTTGCACTTGGGCGCCAACAAGGTGGTGGTTACTGTGGGAGGGGACACTGATGGAACTGTTGAGGTGGCTACAAAATTCTGCTTCTTAACCTGGATGGTGGGTACATGGGTCTTTGCCTTATAACCGCTCATTGAACTCATTAAGcaatacccccccccaaaaaaagcatCATAGATTTATCTACCTGGGGTGTATAGAGGAAAGAGGCATCTAACATTCACGCCATCCTCTTTCAAGTGTACCTTTCTGTACTAAGGAGACATAGAAACTAAAAACTATATTTCTCAGGCTCCTTCCCAGCCAGAGTCCTGGATGTGATTTAGCTTCTGTCAATCCAATCCGGCAGGATTGGAGCACAATGCCAGGCTTCTGCTGCTCTCGCTGGCAAGCCCAGTTGCGAAGACAGTTGGTTTTTCTGCAGCAGCATTAGCAGAGGTTCTGGGCTCTGTTCACTGGCCTTGAAGTGTTGAGAGCAGGgcctgtggcatgtggcatccaTTTGCGTGGACCACAGCCTGCACAGTCTGGTTCTAAGAGCCCACAGTACCAGCTGTAGCTTCTGATTGCGGTGACTTCCTGAGTATGGTAGCTTCCTGTTCTTGGTGGCTTTCGAATTGTGGCTGTAGTGATATGATCATGGAATCAGCGGCTTTTTGATGCTAGAACCGACCTTTCTGTCTTGGTGCCTTATACAGGCTTTGGACAGCTTCATGGGGTGAAGCAAACACATACTGAAGTCCAGGGCCTATGAAGGGTGGGGGGCCTGGTAAGCTCCCTGCTCTTTGGGTAGAGGTCCTGAGGGACTGCACCCTAGAGGCAAAGGTCAGCTACAGGTAACTAGTCCTCAAACAGACTGCAGTCCcccttcaaagcttctgcacagccaaAAGTATCTAACTCCTGCAGTGTAACGGAAGCGATTCTTGATTGATAGTTACCAAGTGCCTGATACAAGCAAATGGAAGTTATTTCTGGAGGAAAGAATTATCATCTTAGACTTCTAATTCTTTCAacagcaattttaaaaatgtaatacccAGCACACAGACAAACAAAGCAAGCATATGAGGAGATTAGACAGCAAGAATGAGAAATATACAGTAGAAGcagaaaagcacagagaaggtCTAGACCAGTGCTCTAGAAGAACTATAATGGAAGCCACAAATGTgagtcacattttttttaatttatttatttatgtattttatttttggctgcattggatcttcgttgccgcgcgcaggctttctctagttgcggtgagcagggactactctttgttgaggtgcgcggtcttctcactgcggtggcttctcttgttgtggagcacaggctctaggcacgtgggcttcagtagttgtggcacacgggctcagtagtaaACCATAACAAGGTTTATGGCCTGTTGATACTTAAAAGGATTTTGCAAACTCAGGCCTGAGGCAAGCCAGCTTCTCCCTTTGGGAGGCGCCCATGTTGGGGTGGTGTGGAGACAGCGGAACACAAGGCATGAGCAACAGGTACATTTGGGTGAGAGCCGCACTGCTTACAGCAGCCTAGACATGGAGCAGCctaatgtccactgacagatgaatggtgaacggaagtgatatatatattcacataacagaatattattcctccataaaagagaaggaaaccttgtcatttgtgacaacatggaaggaacttgagggcattaggccaagtgaaagaaaccagaaagagaaagacacatatcgTATTATCGTGattatggaaccaaaaaaaatttttttaaaaaactcagagggcttccctggtggcgcagtggttgagagtccgcctgccgatgccagggacacaggttcgtaccctggtccgggaggatcctacatgtcgtggagcggctgggcccgtgagccatggccgctgggcctgcgtgtccggaggctgtgctccacaacgggagaggccacaacagtgagaggcccacgtactgcaaaataaataaataaaactcatagATAGAACATAGTGGTGGTGATTGTCAGAGGTGGGGATTGGGGAGGATGGGAGAAAGGGCTGAAGACAGTAAAAAGTACagacttccagctataaaataaataagacctgtggatgtaatgtacagcatggtgagtaTAGTTAATCAGActgtacagttgacccctgaacaacacaggtttgaactttGTGggaccactttattttttatttattatttttttaaattatttttttaacatctttattggagtataattgctttacaatggtgtgttagtttctgctttataacaaagtgggtcagttatacatatatatatgttcccatatctcttccctcttgcgtctccctccctcccaccctccctatcccacccctctaggtggtcacaaaccaccgagctgatctccctgtgctatgcggctgcttcccactagctatctagtttacgtttggtagtgtatatatgtgcatgccactctctcactttgtcccagcttacccttccccctccccatatcctcaagtccatgctctagtaggtctgtgtctttattcccgtcttacccctaggttcttcatgacattttttttcttagattccatatatatgtattagcatacggtatttgtttttctccttctgacttacttcactctgtactcggattgttttcaataaatacagaacTACTCGATCTGCCGTTGGTTGGGTCtggggttggttgaatcctccAATGAGGAATCGCGGATACGGAGGGCTGCCTATGGGACCTGAGCACCAGAGAATTTTGGTATCCCaggtgggtcctggaaccaatccccagtGGATACCGAGGGACAACTGGATTGTATCAATATATTTGAAAagtgctaagagagtagatctcagaAGTTttcaccaaaaggaaaaaatattttaactacgTGTGGTGGTGGTTGTTACCTAAACGGTTATGGttttcatttcacagtatatacaaatatcaaaacaTTACATAACATGGAGGAAGAGTGAAAGCAGAACCACTGATTCTGCTAGATTTCTCATGGAAACAGACAATTTAAGGGAAAGCTAGGTCACCAAAGGGTAGCTTTTGCCCAGACTGGAACTCTGGGATACTCCTCGCAAATTCTCGGTATTTATAGCCTAACTGTCCCTttgctgtggtggcttctccacATGTTCTTATGACAAGCCACCAGCGGAGCCCCACGGCAGATGAGCTAAAATGTGCTGATGAACCACAGCCGGTGAGATGACACTCTGACACATCTTACTTCATTCTTGCATCAAACCAATACACAGCGGCAGTGTGAAGTGAGGGGTGCGTGTGTGCTGGGGAAGACCCGTGCGCCTGGGACCCTGGAGGTTCAAGATGAATGTGGGGACCACTGTGGATGATGAGCAGGGAGGGAATGTTGCTAGAGAGAGTGGGTGGTGCCCTGCCCCCTCTGACTTGTCCTGGCCTTGATCACAGACGACCTAGAAGGGCGGTGAGATTCATGGAACCGAAAGCGGGGAGGGGCAGTCGGAAGAATAAGTTAGATGTCCAGTGCCATgcacttctatttatttattgtatctatttatttagctGGACTTGCAATGAACGCCACCCAAGAACGACTGCCCTGTGGCCGCTGCCAGGTAGGTGGGGAGGAATGTCTGATTAGGAAGCgtgggaggaggggcggggagtAGTAGAGTAGGCGTGGGGGGCGGGGCCAAGTCCTAGGAAATAGGGTGGGGCCGACCCGGAAGTCAGCCGGCTTCCGTGGGAAAGGCGCAGTGCAGTTGTAACCTGTCCTCTCTGAGCGGCTCGTGGAGAGTAATTGGCAAGAAGTAGCTGTCGGTCTCCAGTCCCGGGTCCCCAAATCCCGCCCAGGTTGGCAAGAGGAAGGAAGCTCGTGGTCGCCCCGCGTCCCCGTCCCTTCTCGGCGCAGAGACCTTACCCGGTTCCGCGGCCCGGGTCCTCCCACGTCTCCCAGAGGCTGTTTGTTCCCGGCCCTGCGAGCCTCCCCGGAGCGCGGGAGCTCGGCCCGGGCTCCTCTTTGTAGCCGCGGCGGGTCCCGCTCCCCGCGACGCCGCTCGGGACGCAGCCGGCCGAGCTCTGGCCGAGCCGGGGGGGCGGGACGTCGGGGAGACAAACATTCGAGAGAAGACTGAGGGATTCAAACTGAAAACCCCGAGGAGAGAGTTTTCGGAGTCTTCTCTTGTGCTTGCAAACAGCGACAGTCTCAAGCTGGGAAAGCAACGTTGGGTAGACCGGGCAGGCGAGGACCGCGCCCAACCGATCGCAGGCGCTCGGCCCGGGAGACGGGTGAGAAGGGAAGGAGTGCGCGGCGAGTAGACCCCACGGCGGGTCCCCCAAGGGTTCAGTCCTATCCCGCCATCCCCAAGCCACCACCCCTGAGACCGCTGTGTTTAGGCAACTGCGCGGGGGATGGCCGGGGCGaagagggtggggtgaggggagagatgTGCAGGACGAGGAGAACTGCCaggcaggagaggctggggaCTGATGGTTgataagaaaggaatgaaattcctGCACCCTTGCTCTGAGCTTGTTCCTCCAGTGGCCTTGGAGGAGTTTGCAAGGTGCAAAGAACAGAAGCTAGTGATAACGTCCCAGCTTTTCTTGAGTCTCGGCTCCAACAGGACGGTTGGACTCTATTGCGCATCCGCCTTCGGTGATAGACCAGGTGCGCTCTGCCTGCAGCTAGCTTGATTAACACTGGGGTGCACTTGGTGAGAGTGAATCTTAATCATTAAAGAGAAAGTTGGAGAGGTTAGGATGCAGACTAGAGGTGGGAGAAAAtatgggaagagggagggagagatgagaaAGGGAGGCAAAAGAGGCAgcggggagaagggggagaggaattTCGTTGGAAGGTTAGAGGAGGAAGTGGTTGGTGGAATGAGGGAAGAGGAGATCATAACCCCCAGCAGTTTTGCTCACGCCACaaaaggggtttttttttgggggggtgaagGGGGTAGGTtatttaaagtgaatttttatttatttatttattttatttactcttggctgcgttgggtcgtcTTTGCTGCGCGCCGTCTTTCTccagttacggcgagcggggggctactcctcgttgcagtgcgcaggcttctcattgcggtggcttctcttgttgcggagcacgggctctaggcgcacgggcttcagtagttgtggcgctggggcttagttgctctgtggcatgtgggatcttcccggaccagggctcgaacccgtgtcccctgcattggcaggcggattcttttttcttttttttttttgcggtacgcgggcctctcactgttgtggcctctcccgttgcggagcagaggctccggacgcgcaggctcagcggccgtggctcacgggcccagccgctccgcggcatgtgggatcttcccggacccgggcacaaacccgtgtctcctgcatcggcaggcggactctcaaccactgcgccaccagggaagccctgcgggCCTTCTTTTGCTGATACTGCTGCTGATAGAACCCAGGAAGACTCTGGGCATTGAGCGTCCTGGGATCTAGGGACCtggctggggatggggaggatgggaggaaggcaGGAATGGAAAGGGCTCCACAGTGGTAGGCACCTGTCCACAGTGCTCTTAGGATGGTGAGGGTGTGGTTTAGCTGGACTGGCTGCCCCAGAGGTGTGGGGACCCCAGCCTAAGGCAGGGTGCCTGACCTGTGCTTGTGTGGCAGCTCTCCCTCTCCTGCCAAGTCCCACCTCCtactccaggaagcctttcctgatgaCCCGGGACCCATCGTGAATGTGGCATGTGTCATCCTATGGtgtctttttccccttttttttaaaagtcctgtCTGTTCAGATAGATTTTAAGTCCCTGGAGTACAGACACTGTCTTGTATTTTTGGTACCTCAACAGCTGGTACATGACGCTAAAAAGATTTGTCAGGTAAATCCTCCTAAGTGCGCCCAAGGGGTCCATGGTGGCCTCAAAGTGTTTCATTAAACCTCAGACAGTTAAAGGTGAGGCAGGACTAAGGACGCGGCAGATGGAGGGGGTCTGGGATGGAGACCCCTCCCTCTGCAGCCAGGCCCCTCGTGGGGAATCTCCGGGGACACACCTGTGTTTTTCTCTCATGGATGCTTACTCTCTCTGCCTCGACCTCACTGTCAGAGCTCAGTCCAGACCTGGACAGCCCTGGTGTGAAGTCCAGGGCTCAGTGGACACAAAGCCTTTCCTCCAGTATGACAGTGACAGAAACAAGGTCAAACCTTTGGGTCTCCTGGCGGGGGAGGTAAATGCCACCAAAGCATAGACAGAATTGAGCCAAATGCTGGGAGAAGTGG carries:
- the LOC132530400 gene encoding LOW QUALITY PROTEIN: retinoic acid early transcript 1E-like (The sequence of the model RefSeq protein was modified relative to this genomic sequence to represent the inferred CDS: substituted 1 base at 1 genomic stop codon) — protein: MVASKCFIKPQTVKGEAGLRTRQMEGVWDGDPSLCSQAPRGESPGTHLCFSLMDAYSLCLDLTVRAQSRPGQPWCEVQGSVDTKPFLQYDSDRNKVKPLGLLAGEVNATKAXTELSQMLGEVGRELRMVLPDASLCRGTDPPTLQVKLCCQHEAERCTGASLRFSINRHTALLDAMNVNRTVITPGATGVKEEWENSQELAECFRKISAGDCSHWFREFLEHWENMLEPEPTGN